GTCGAGCCCCCGGATCGGCTTTCTCCAGCGCGTTTTGGCCAATTGGTTCTCGCGTGCCGAGCTGCCAAAGAAAAGCTGCTCGGCGACAACCCGCCCGATGACGTCAATGTGACCGTTCTTGGAGCGGGCTCGCGATTGATTGGATCGGCGCTCACGACGAAACTCGGGCGCGACGAAGCCGAATCGATTGTATTGGATGGTTTTTTGCCTCCGGCGAAGCGTGACGATCGTCCCCGTCGAGGTGGCAGCGCGCTCGTTGCTTTTGGATTGCCTTATGAACGCGATGTCGCCATGACGCGGCACGTGGCGCATTTTTTTGCGCGTCATGCACCCGACGCGGCGGCTCCTTCGGCGCTTCTCCTCAATGGAGGCGTGTTCCGTGCCAAACGCATTGTCGAGCGTCTTTCGGATTCGATCACGTCCTGGGGTGGTGTTCGTCCCGAAATCCTCCCGCATCCGGATCCTGACTTGGCCGTCGCGCGAGGTGCCGTCGTATATGGCTTATCGCTGCTCGGTCGAGGTGTCCGCATTGGCGGTGGTTCGGCGCGCGGTTATTACGTGGGCATTTCATCGGGCGTGGGGCAAACGCGTCAAGCCGTATGTGTCGTCCCGCGGGGCGCTCGCGAGGGCATTCAATACGACGTCGCTGATCGCACGTTTTCCTTGACCGTGGGCAGGCCCGTGCGATTCCCGCTTTTTGCGTCCGACGAAGCGCTCGATTTGCCCGGCACCGTCGTGACCATCGATTCCGACCGTTTTCAAGCATTGCCGCCGGTATCGTCCGCATTCGAGCCTGGGGCGCGTCCAACGGAAGTGCCCGTATTGCTCTCGGGGCAGCTCAGCGCCATTGGAACGCTCGAAATGGCGTGCATCGAAGTGGGCGTTGCCCAAGTGCCGCGGCGTTTCCGATTGACCTGGGATTTGCGTGAATCGAGCCCCGCCGCGGACGAAGCAGCGGACGCTCAGGCAAGCGCTCGCTCATTGCGCGGGGGGCCTCCGAGCATAACCTTGCGAGGCAAGCGCTGGGACGATGCGCGCGAGGCCATATTGCGTGTCTATGGCAAAGGCCGCGCCGACGTGACCCCGCGCGAGGTCAAGGACTTGGTCCGGGAGCTCGAAAAGCAGGCTGGCGAGCGGTCCATGTGGACGCTCGAGACGAACCGCATGCTCTTCGATGTCTTATGGCAAGGTCACAAAGGCCGCAGGCGTTCTGCCGATCACGAGCGCGTATTTTGGCAGCTTGCGGGATATTGTTTGCGCCCTGGATTTGGCCATCCTTTGGATGCCGAGCGATCGTCGAACATGTTTTCGCTTTTTCCCGAGCGCCTTGCATTTGCGCAAGAAGCGCGCACCTGGCAACAATTCTGGATTGCATGGCGACGCATTGCGGGCGGGCTCGACGAAGCCGAGCAAACCGTCATTCGGGATTTGTTGGATCCCTTTTTGGCGCCTACGGAAAAGCGGATGAAAAAGCCGAAAGGCATTCGAGCCGAGCCGGATGCGGACGTCGTCGATTTGGCCGCGTCGCTCGAACGAGTATCTCCGGCGCGCCGAAGTGAATTGGGCGGTTTTTTGCTCGAACGGACCTGGACCGATCGCGATCCGCGCGTATGGGCAGCCATTGGGCGCATTGGCGCGCGAATGCCCGCATATGCGAGCGTGCATCACGTCGTCGCGCCCGGCACGGCCGAGCGCTGGATTGATCATTTGTTGCGCGACAAATGGGACGATTTGCCGACGGCGCCGCGAGCGGCCATGGAGCTCGGCCGAATGACGGGTGATCGAGCGCGCGACGTATCGGATCGCGTGCGCCGGGACGTCATCAAGCGGCTCGAAAAGGTCGGTGCGCGTGAGGAATGGATTCGGGCGGTGCGCGAGGTCGTGGCGGTAGAAGAGTCGGATCGAGTGGCGTTCTATGGGGAGGGATTGCCCGTGGGATTGGCATTGGTGTCGTGATGCGTCAATTCGATGGCGCACGATAAAGCGTCATATCCATGGCGCACTCCGTAACGTCATGTTGCGATTGCGGTCATTGAGCACCAGATTACAGAATTCAAAGTGAAATTCACTTTTCAAGATGAAATCGTCGTGGCATTATGCCCCCGGCGTGATGGTGAACGGGACGGATGTATATGCGGAGGGGGGCAACTACAGGGTGACCATTGACTCGGAAGGTGTGGCGCATTTTCGGGTCTGGCGCCGTCCCGACGTGAGCCTTGACGTGGGCGCGGCTTATGCGCGTGAGATGGTGGGAGTTTTTGAGAAACTCATGGGAGAGCCGTGGATGCGCGTACGCGGCGTGATGCTCGATTTGGTCGACGCCTCGACGACATGGGGACCTAGAACGCGCCTGGCGGTATCGGAGATGTTTGCGACTACGGAGCGGTCGTGTAAATGGTTGGCGGTCGTGACGACTTCGGATGCGGTGCAGATGATGACGGTCGCATCGGTGTTGAAGAAGAGTGCGCCACGATGTGGTCGTGTATTCGGATCGTTATCGAATGGGCGGATGTGGGCGGGGCAAAGGCGGCGGCTGGCGGGGTGACGGGGGCCAGGGGGGGGGGGGGGGGGGGGGGGGGGGGGGGGGGGGGGGGGGGGGGGGGGGGGGGGGGGGGGGGGGGGGGGGGGGGGGGGGGGGGGGGGGGGGGGGGGGGGGGGGGGGGGGGGGGGGGGGGGGGGGGGGGGGGGGGGGGGGGGGGGGGGGGGGGGGGGGGGGGGGGGGGGGGGGGGGGGGGGGGCCCGGGGGGGGGGGGGGGGGGGGGGGGGGGGGGGGGGGGGGGGGGGGGGGGGGGGGGGGGGGGGGCCGGGGGGGGGGGGGGGGGGGGGGGGGGGGGGGGGGGGGGGGGGGGGGGGGGGGGGGGTCCGGGGGGGGGGGGGGGGGGGGGGGGGGGGGGGGGGGGGGGGGGGGGGGGGGGGGGGGGGGGGGGGGGGGGGGGGGGGGGGGGGGGGGGGGG
This window of the Polyangiaceae bacterium genome carries:
- a CDS encoding hsp70 family protein encodes the protein MRGRRIVGIDLGTTHTVVAWADPAKNAPPEVFPIPQLVSAGEVATEPLFPSFLYTPISGENVSDPFGDAPWVLGAFARKRGGEVPGRLVASSKSWLAHAAVDRLAPILPWGAAEDADDLPKISPVDAATRLLLHIKKSWNEVFADFPLEAQEVILTVPASFDEDARELTVEAARRAGLEIRLLEEPQAAFYDFMARAGQDELDALCKRSGGQALVLVCDIGGGTTDLSLIRVRPAESGAGVDVDRVAVGRHLLLGGDNMDLALAHACERRLVEPPDRLSPARFGQLVLACRAAKEKLLGDNPPDDVNVTVLGAGSRLIGSALTTKLGRDEAESIVLDGFLPPAKRDDRPRRGGSALVAFGLPYERDVAMTRHVAHFFARHAPDAAAPSALLLNGGVFRAKRIVERLSDSITSWGGVRPEILPHPDPDLAVARGAVVYGLSLLGRGVRIGGGSARGYYVGISSGVGQTRQAVCVVPRGAREGIQYDVADRTFSLTVGRPVRFPLFASDEALDLPGTVVTIDSDRFQALPPVSSAFEPGARPTEVPVLLSGQLSAIGTLEMACIEVGVAQVPRRFRLTWDLRESSPAADEAADAQASARSLRGGPPSITLRGKRWDDAREAILRVYGKGRADVTPREVKDLVRELEKQAGERSMWTLETNRMLFDVLWQGHKGRRRSADHERVFWQLAGYCLRPGFGHPLDAERSSNMFSLFPERLAFAQEARTWQQFWIAWRRIAGGLDEAEQTVIRDLLDPFLAPTEKRMKKPKGIRAEPDADVVDLAASLERVSPARRSELGGFLLERTWTDRDPRVWAAIGRIGARMPAYASVHHVVAPGTAERWIDHLLRDKWDDLPTAPRAAMELGRMTGDRARDVSDRVRRDVIKRLEKVGAREEWIRAVREVVAVEESDRVAFYGEGLPVGLALVS